One Georgenia wutianyii DNA segment encodes these proteins:
- the dprA gene encoding DNA-processing protein DprA: MADLPFDVTDPRLAAAAWTRLAEPGDAAAGTLRAHLGAAGALDWLCHVDSRGWSGRALPAGSVDAGVSPPWEEAVARWLPRLENLDIRRELAVLHSLGGRLVVPGDDEWPTALDDLAERAPAALWVRGAGRLDRLGRSAAVVGMRASTGYGDHVAAQLAIDLAERGVVVVSGGAYGIDAAAHRGALSVGGPTCAVLAGGVDRLYPAGNTALLEAVMAEGVVLAEPAPGSVPGRHRFLLRNRLIAALGQVCVVVEAAWRSGALNTARHAEQLLRPVGAVPGPVTSMASVGCHRLLRDTDAVCVTGAADVLELLSPSGQDLGEEPPVERALLDGLDPLGARVLDALPLRTGATVSNLARAAGLSEQEVRSGVGRLELAGRAERSGAGWRRARDPRGGA; encoded by the coding sequence GTGGCTGACCTGCCCTTCGACGTCACCGACCCGCGGCTCGCGGCCGCCGCCTGGACCCGCCTCGCCGAGCCCGGCGACGCGGCCGCGGGCACCCTGCGCGCCCACCTCGGCGCCGCCGGCGCGCTCGACTGGCTCTGCCACGTGGACTCCCGCGGCTGGTCCGGCCGCGCGTTGCCCGCCGGGTCGGTGGACGCCGGCGTGTCGCCCCCGTGGGAGGAGGCGGTGGCCCGCTGGCTCCCGCGGCTGGAGAACCTCGACATCCGCCGCGAGCTCGCCGTGCTCCACTCCCTCGGCGGACGCCTCGTCGTCCCCGGCGACGACGAGTGGCCCACCGCCCTCGACGACCTCGCCGAGCGTGCACCCGCGGCGCTGTGGGTACGCGGCGCAGGGCGCCTCGACCGGCTCGGGCGCAGCGCCGCCGTCGTCGGCATGCGGGCGAGCACGGGCTACGGCGACCACGTGGCCGCCCAGCTGGCGATCGACCTCGCCGAGCGGGGCGTCGTCGTCGTGTCCGGCGGTGCCTACGGCATCGACGCGGCCGCGCACCGAGGGGCGCTGAGCGTCGGCGGTCCCACGTGCGCGGTCCTCGCCGGCGGGGTGGACCGGCTCTACCCGGCGGGCAACACCGCGCTGCTCGAGGCGGTCATGGCCGAGGGCGTCGTTCTCGCCGAGCCGGCGCCCGGGTCGGTGCCCGGCCGGCACCGCTTCCTCCTGCGCAACCGCCTCATCGCGGCGCTCGGGCAGGTGTGCGTCGTCGTCGAGGCGGCGTGGCGCTCCGGCGCCCTCAACACGGCCCGGCACGCCGAGCAGCTCCTGCGGCCGGTCGGCGCGGTGCCCGGGCCGGTGACGTCCATGGCCTCCGTGGGCTGCCACCGCCTCCTGCGCGACACCGACGCCGTCTGCGTCACCGGGGCCGCCGACGTGCTGGAGCTGCTGTCCCCGAGCGGTCAGGACCTCGGCGAGGAGCCGCCCGTCGAGCGGGCGCTGCTCGACGGGCTCGACCCGCTCGGCGCCCGCGTGCTCGACGCCCTGCCGCTGCGGACTGGGGCCACGGTGAGCAACCTGGCCCGTGCGGCAGGGCTCAGCGAGCAGGAGGTGCGCTCCGGCGTCGGGCGCCTCGAGCTGGCCGGGCGGGCCGAGCGCTCCGGGGCCGGGTGGCGGCGGGCGCGTGACCCCCGCGGGGGTGCGTGA
- a CDS encoding DUF2469 domain-containing protein: MSAEDLENYEADLELELYREYRDVVGLFSYVVETERRFYLANEVDLQVRSAGGEVFFELTLGDAWVWDVYRSARFVRSVRVVTFKDVNVEELPKAELNLPS; the protein is encoded by the coding sequence GTGAGCGCAGAGGACCTGGAGAACTACGAGGCCGATCTCGAGCTCGAGCTGTACCGCGAGTACCGCGACGTCGTCGGGCTCTTCTCCTACGTGGTGGAGACCGAGCGACGGTTCTACCTCGCCAACGAGGTCGACCTGCAGGTACGCAGCGCCGGGGGAGAGGTGTTCTTCGAGCTGACCCTCGGGGACGCGTGGGTGTGGGACGTGTACCGCTCCGCCCGCTTCGTGCGCTCGGTGCGGGTCGTGACGTTCAAGGACGTCAACGTCGAGGAGCTGCCCAAGGCGGAGCTCAACCTCCCCTCCTGA
- the lepB gene encoding signal peptidase I: MTNDDETAPADGRRRDRARGRGDRAGAQPRKRGWLRETAIVVVSALVLSVIIKTFLVQAFFIPSGSMEDTLAVGDRVLVSKLAPGPLDVHRGDVVVFVDPGGWLEQKPDTRNAVQRGLEEALTFVGLLPQNAGEHLIKRVIGVGGDTVECCDADGRLMVNGVSIDEPYLKPGVSPSETEFSVTVPEGHLWLMGDNRSNSQDSRSHLGDPGGGAVPMENVVGTAALILWPFDHWSLFRNPGDTFAEVPEP, encoded by the coding sequence GTGACCAACGACGACGAGACCGCGCCGGCCGACGGACGGCGCCGCGACCGGGCCCGCGGGCGGGGCGACCGGGCCGGCGCACAGCCACGCAAGCGCGGCTGGCTGCGCGAGACCGCCATCGTCGTCGTCAGCGCGCTCGTCCTGTCGGTCATCATCAAGACGTTCCTCGTCCAGGCGTTCTTCATCCCCTCCGGCTCGATGGAGGACACCCTCGCGGTCGGTGACCGCGTGCTGGTGAGCAAGCTCGCCCCCGGCCCGCTGGACGTCCACCGCGGCGACGTCGTCGTCTTCGTCGACCCGGGCGGCTGGCTCGAGCAGAAGCCCGACACCCGCAACGCCGTCCAGCGGGGCCTGGAGGAGGCGCTGACGTTCGTCGGGCTCCTGCCGCAGAACGCCGGGGAGCACCTCATCAAGCGCGTCATCGGCGTCGGTGGGGACACCGTCGAGTGCTGCGACGCCGACGGCCGCCTCATGGTCAACGGCGTGAGCATCGACGAGCCCTACCTCAAGCCCGGGGTCAGCCCCAGCGAGACCGAGTTCTCCGTCACCGTGCCCGAGGGGCACCTGTGGCTCATGGGCGACAACCGCTCCAACTCCCAGGACTCCCGCTCCCACCTGGGCGACCCGGGTGGGGGCGCCGTCCCGATGGAGAACGTCGTCGGCACCGCGGCGCTCATCCTGTGGCCCTTCGACCACTGGTCGCTGTTCCGCAACCCCGGCGACACCTTCGCCGAGGTCCCCGAGCCCTGA
- a CDS encoding YifB family Mg chelatase-like AAA ATPase, with amino-acid sequence MGLARTWSVALVGVEGHLVQVEAHAASGLPALTLVGLPDASLSEAKERVRAAVTSSSLPWDARRRTVNLSPASLPKAGSAFDLAIAVACLGAEGLPGAERAGGVVHLGELGLDGRVHPVRGVLPAVAAAVAAGRPHVVVPAANLAEARLVPGAQVRGVHHLAELAREYGADVTPPPAEELPGPPIPAGRAREERDLADVVGQDDARFALEVAAAGGHHLFMVGPPGAGKSMLAARLPGLLPDLEDADALEVTAIHSVAGTFDGGLVRRPPFEEPHHTATAQAIVGGGSGVPRPGAASRAHRGVLLLDEAPEFPRRVLDTLRQPLERGELVVHRARGAARYPARFQLVLAANPCPCGKASGTGLTCTCTPLERRRYLARLSGPLLDRVDLQIDVPSVTRAAAALGGRGESSAVVAARVARARAAQRERLAHTPWQTNSEVPGAWLRAAEHGLGPAARAVLERALDTGTLSLRGMDRVLRTAWTLADLSGRPHPGLDEVGAAMSLRIRGGPRG; translated from the coding sequence GTGGGCCTGGCGCGCACGTGGTCGGTCGCGCTCGTCGGCGTCGAGGGCCATCTCGTCCAGGTCGAGGCGCACGCGGCGAGCGGGCTGCCCGCGCTCACCCTCGTCGGCCTGCCCGACGCCTCCCTGTCGGAGGCCAAGGAGCGCGTCCGGGCGGCGGTCACCTCCAGCTCGCTGCCGTGGGACGCGCGCCGCCGCACCGTCAACCTCTCACCCGCCTCCCTGCCCAAGGCAGGATCGGCGTTCGACCTCGCCATCGCCGTCGCGTGCCTCGGGGCCGAGGGGCTTCCCGGCGCCGAGCGGGCCGGGGGAGTGGTCCACCTCGGCGAGCTCGGCCTCGACGGCCGTGTCCACCCGGTCCGCGGGGTGCTGCCCGCCGTCGCCGCCGCCGTCGCCGCCGGACGCCCTCACGTCGTCGTGCCCGCCGCGAACCTCGCGGAGGCGCGGCTCGTGCCCGGGGCGCAGGTGCGCGGTGTGCACCACCTCGCCGAGCTCGCCAGGGAGTACGGCGCGGACGTCACGCCCCCGCCCGCCGAGGAGCTCCCGGGCCCGCCGATTCCCGCCGGGCGGGCCCGGGAGGAACGCGACCTCGCCGACGTCGTCGGGCAGGACGACGCGCGCTTCGCGCTCGAGGTCGCCGCCGCCGGAGGACACCACCTGTTCATGGTCGGCCCGCCCGGGGCGGGCAAGTCGATGCTCGCGGCCCGGCTGCCCGGCCTGCTGCCCGACCTCGAGGACGCCGACGCGCTCGAGGTCACCGCCATCCACTCCGTCGCCGGCACCTTCGACGGCGGGCTCGTGCGCCGCCCGCCGTTCGAGGAGCCGCACCACACCGCGACCGCCCAGGCGATCGTCGGCGGAGGGTCCGGCGTGCCACGGCCCGGCGCCGCCTCCCGCGCGCACCGCGGCGTCCTCCTCCTCGACGAGGCGCCGGAGTTCCCCCGCCGGGTGCTCGACACCCTGCGCCAGCCGCTCGAGCGCGGCGAGCTCGTCGTCCACCGGGCCCGCGGCGCCGCCCGCTACCCCGCACGCTTCCAGCTCGTCCTCGCCGCCAACCCGTGCCCGTGCGGAAAGGCCTCGGGCACCGGCCTCACCTGCACGTGCACCCCGCTCGAGCGGCGCCGCTACCTCGCCCGGCTGTCCGGCCCGCTCCTGGACCGCGTCGACCTCCAGATCGACGTCCCCTCCGTGACCCGCGCCGCCGCCGCGCTCGGCGGCCGGGGGGAGTCGAGCGCCGTCGTCGCCGCGCGGGTGGCACGCGCGCGCGCCGCGCAGCGCGAGCGGCTCGCCCACACCCCCTGGCAGACGAACTCCGAGGTGCCCGGCGCCTGGCTGCGCGCCGCCGAGCACGGGCTCGGCCCGGCGGCCCGGGCCGTCCTCGAACGGGCGCTGGACACCGGCACGCTCAGCCTGCGCGGCATGGACCGCGTGCTGCGCACCGCGTGGACGCTCGCCGACCTCTCCGGGCGTCCCCACCCCGGCCTCGACGAGGTCGGGGCCGCCATGAGCCTGCGGATCAGGGGAGGACCCCGTGGCTGA
- the rpsB gene encoding 30S ribosomal protein S2 yields the protein MAVVTMRQLLESGVHFGHQTRRWNPKMKRFIFTERNGIYIIDLQQSLTDIDRAYEFVKETVAHGGSILFVGTKKQAQEAVAEQAARVGMPYVNQRWLGGMLTNFTTVHKRLQRMKELEQIDFDDVAGSAFTKKELLMMRREKEKLERTLGGIRDMAKLPSAVWIVDTKKEHLAVAEARKLNIPVVAILDTNCDPDEVDYGIPGNDDAIRAVGLLTRVIADAAAAGLVTRHGGGSGAAPTEAEPLAEWERELLATGEGDQSAQASPVAAEQADPAVEAANQAAGVTNDAEQVAAAAEAGEESAPAVSAEGADATQVADDAPATDAPASDDTTASQA from the coding sequence ATGGCCGTCGTCACCATGCGCCAGCTCCTCGAGAGCGGCGTGCACTTCGGGCACCAGACCCGCCGCTGGAACCCGAAGATGAAGCGCTTCATCTTCACCGAGCGCAACGGCATCTACATCATCGACCTGCAGCAGTCGCTGACCGACATCGACCGGGCGTACGAGTTCGTCAAGGAGACGGTCGCGCACGGTGGGTCGATCCTCTTCGTCGGCACCAAGAAGCAGGCCCAGGAGGCCGTGGCCGAGCAGGCTGCGCGCGTCGGCATGCCCTACGTCAACCAGCGTTGGCTCGGCGGCATGCTCACGAACTTCACCACCGTGCACAAGCGGCTCCAGCGCATGAAGGAGCTCGAGCAGATCGACTTCGACGACGTCGCGGGCTCGGCCTTCACCAAGAAGGAGCTGCTCATGATGCGCCGCGAGAAGGAGAAGCTCGAGCGCACCCTCGGCGGCATCCGCGACATGGCCAAGCTGCCCTCCGCCGTGTGGATCGTCGACACGAAGAAGGAGCACCTCGCCGTCGCCGAGGCGCGCAAGCTCAACATCCCCGTCGTCGCCATCCTCGACACGAACTGCGACCCGGACGAGGTCGACTACGGCATCCCGGGCAACGACGACGCCATCCGCGCCGTCGGTCTGCTCACCCGCGTGATCGCCGACGCCGCCGCTGCCGGCCTCGTCACCCGCCACGGCGGGGGCTCGGGCGCCGCCCCGACCGAGGCCGAGCCGCTGGCCGAGTGGGAGCGCGAGCTCCTCGCCACCGGCGAGGGCGACCAGAGCGCCCAGGCCTCCCCGGTCGCCGCCGAGCAGGCCGACCCGGCCGTCGAGGCCGCGAACCAGGCCGCCGGTGTCACCAACGACGCCGAGCAGGTCGCCGCGGCCGCCGAGGCCGGCGAGGAGTCCGCTCCGGCCGTCAGCGCCGAGGGCGCGGACGCCACCCAGGTGGCCGACGACGCCCCCGCGACGGACGCCCCGGCCTCCGACGACACCACGGCCTCCCAGGCCTGA
- a CDS encoding M23 family metallopeptidase — MGLAGNVAGAAAVLGVVGGLVLLSGPTVEQPQPSVFTGTDSAQVEYGWPTGSPATVVRPFEPPPERWAAGHRGADLALGDGAPVLAAADGVVVFAGSVAGRGVVSIDHADGIRTTYEPVSAVVRRGAGVTRGEPIGTLAGLGHCAPEHCLHWGARRGRDDYLDPLSLVTAEVVIRLLPLHGGG; from the coding sequence ATGGGGCTGGCAGGAAACGTGGCGGGTGCAGCGGCGGTGCTCGGCGTCGTCGGCGGGCTGGTGCTGCTCAGCGGCCCGACGGTCGAGCAACCCCAACCGTCCGTGTTCACGGGAACGGACTCTGCCCAGGTGGAGTACGGGTGGCCGACCGGCTCCCCGGCGACGGTCGTTCGCCCGTTCGAGCCGCCGCCCGAGCGGTGGGCTGCCGGACACCGCGGCGCGGACCTGGCCCTGGGCGACGGCGCGCCCGTGCTCGCGGCGGCCGACGGCGTGGTCGTCTTCGCGGGGTCGGTCGCCGGGCGTGGCGTCGTCTCGATCGACCACGCCGACGGCATCCGCACGACGTACGAGCCGGTCTCCGCCGTCGTGCGACGCGGCGCCGGTGTGACGCGCGGTGAGCCGATCGGGACGCTGGCCGGGCTCGGGCACTGCGCACCGGAGCACTGTCTCCACTGGGGCGCACGCCGAGGTCGCGACGACTACCTCGACCCGCTCAGCCTCGTGACGGCGGAGGTCGTCATCCGGCTGCTCCCCCTTCATGGGGGCGGGTGA
- a CDS encoding YraN family protein: protein MAAKDELGALGERIAVAMLEEDGWRILDRNWRCREGEIDIVARDGATIAFVEVKTRSGTRFGHPAEAVHPAKLERLRRLAARWLREHAEHAEEVRVDVVAVLRPRTGPALVQHLKAVG, encoded by the coding sequence GTGGCTGCGAAGGACGAGCTCGGCGCGCTCGGCGAGCGGATCGCCGTCGCGATGCTCGAGGAGGACGGCTGGCGGATCCTCGACCGCAACTGGCGCTGCCGCGAGGGCGAGATCGACATCGTCGCCCGCGACGGTGCCACGATCGCCTTCGTCGAGGTCAAGACCCGCAGCGGGACCCGGTTCGGGCACCCCGCCGAGGCGGTGCACCCGGCCAAGCTCGAGCGGCTGCGCCGGCTGGCCGCCCGCTGGCTGCGCGAGCACGCCGAGCACGCCGAGGAGGTGCGGGTCGACGTCGTCGCCGTGCTGCGCCCACGCACCGGTCCTGCGCTCGTCCAGCACCTCAAGGCGGTGGGCTGA
- a CDS encoding ribonuclease HII — MPPRRAPSRQLERELLASGHRLVAGMDEVGRGALAGPVSVGVCVVDEHTGQLPRGLRDSKLLAPAAREALCEPVRRWAVGSAVGHASPEEIDALGIIAALRLAGTRALATLAADGIHPDIVVLDGIHDWLTPPQDLFAELADPAAAPTPPVRTQVKADLRCAVVAGASVLAKCERDAIMVDLAAHHPAYGWEGNKGYSAPEHVAALRELGPCELHRRSWRLPTALPGDDAAVAEAVAQAVEEAVEDAVADAAEASAAGQPGRAEASRDALVAAPGA, encoded by the coding sequence GTGCCTCCCCGTCGCGCCCCCTCCCGCCAGCTCGAGCGCGAGCTGCTCGCCTCCGGCCACCGGCTCGTCGCCGGGATGGACGAGGTGGGCCGCGGGGCCCTCGCCGGCCCGGTGAGCGTCGGGGTGTGCGTCGTCGACGAGCACACCGGGCAGCTGCCGCGCGGCCTGCGGGACTCCAAGCTCCTCGCCCCCGCCGCGCGCGAGGCGCTGTGTGAGCCGGTGCGCCGGTGGGCCGTGGGCAGCGCCGTCGGGCACGCCTCGCCCGAGGAGATCGACGCGCTCGGCATCATCGCCGCGCTGCGCCTCGCCGGTACGCGCGCCCTCGCCACCCTCGCCGCCGACGGAATCCACCCCGACATCGTCGTGCTCGACGGCATCCACGACTGGCTCACCCCGCCCCAGGACCTCTTCGCCGAGCTCGCCGACCCTGCTGCGGCCCCCACCCCGCCCGTGCGCACCCAGGTCAAGGCGGACCTGCGCTGCGCCGTCGTCGCCGGGGCCAGCGTCCTGGCCAAGTGCGAGCGCGACGCGATCATGGTCGACCTCGCCGCCCACCACCCCGCCTACGGGTGGGAGGGCAACAAGGGCTACTCCGCGCCCGAGCACGTCGCCGCGCTGCGCGAGCTCGGCCCGTGCGAGCTGCACCGCCGCTCGTGGCGGCTGCCCACCGCGCTGCCGGGCGACGACGCCGCCGTCGCCGAGGCCGTCGCGCAGGCGGTCGAGGAGGCGGTCGAGGACGCCGTCGCCGACGCGGCGGAGGCCTCCGCCGCGGGGCAGCCCGGCCGCGCCGAGGCGTCTCGTGACGCACTCGTGGCCGCACCCGGGGCATGA
- the pyrH gene encoding UMP kinase codes for MNVTSDMPRARRVLLKLSGEVFGGGSIGLDADVVSGVARQIAEATRAGVEVAIVVGGGNFFRGAELSKRGLDRSRADYMGMLGTVMNALALQDFLEQAGVRTRVQTAITMGQVAEPYIPLRAVRHLEKGRVVIFGAGAGMPFFSTDTVAAQRALETHCDEVLVGKNGVDGVYTADPALDPTATRLDHVTYADALRRNLRVVDAASFSLCMDNGLSMRVFGMNGPGNVTRALLGEKIGTLVTVDDAPATIPGTTTGATDETMKELR; via the coding sequence ATGAACGTCACGTCCGACATGCCCCGCGCCCGCCGGGTGCTGCTCAAGCTCTCCGGCGAGGTCTTCGGTGGTGGCTCCATCGGACTGGACGCCGACGTCGTCTCCGGTGTGGCCCGCCAGATCGCCGAGGCCACCCGCGCCGGCGTCGAGGTCGCGATCGTCGTCGGCGGCGGCAACTTCTTCCGCGGCGCCGAGCTGTCCAAGCGTGGCCTGGACCGCTCCCGCGCCGACTACATGGGCATGCTGGGCACCGTGATGAACGCCCTCGCCCTCCAGGACTTCCTCGAGCAGGCCGGGGTGCGTACCCGCGTGCAGACCGCCATCACCATGGGCCAGGTCGCCGAGCCGTACATCCCGCTGCGTGCCGTGCGCCACCTCGAGAAGGGCCGCGTCGTCATCTTCGGCGCCGGCGCCGGCATGCCGTTCTTCTCCACCGACACCGTGGCCGCGCAGCGCGCCCTGGAGACGCACTGCGACGAGGTGCTCGTCGGCAAGAACGGCGTCGACGGCGTCTACACCGCCGACCCCGCGCTCGACCCGACGGCCACCCGCCTGGACCACGTGACCTACGCCGACGCGCTGCGCCGCAACCTGCGCGTCGTCGACGCCGCGTCGTTCTCGCTGTGCATGGACAACGGCCTGTCGATGCGCGTCTTCGGGATGAACGGCCCGGGCAACGTCACGCGGGCGCTGCTTGGTGAGAAGATCGGAACACTGGTGACGGTCGACGACGCCCCCGCGACCATTCCCGGCACCACCACCGGTGCCACGGACGAGACGATGAAGGAGCTACGGTGA
- the tsf gene encoding translation elongation factor Ts, whose amino-acid sequence MANYTAADIKALREKTGAGMMDVKKALDEADGDAEKATEIIRVKGLKGVAKREGRAASDGLVAIEVVSDDAGETGVMVELNSETDFVAKNQVFVTLSEKVLAAAVASGAADVESLLAAPVDDTTVGGLIDETAATLGEKLVLRRVARVSGEKVASYLHRTAKDLPPQVGVLVATDAAGAEVARDVAMHIAAYSPQYLTREDVPADVVESERRIAEETSRNEGKPEAALPKIIEGRMNGFFKESVLLDQAFARDPKTTVGKVVEGSGGKVTAFARFRVGA is encoded by the coding sequence ATGGCGAACTACACCGCCGCTGACATCAAGGCCCTCCGCGAGAAGACCGGCGCGGGCATGATGGACGTGAAGAAGGCTCTCGACGAGGCCGACGGCGACGCCGAGAAGGCCACCGAGATCATCCGGGTCAAGGGCCTGAAGGGCGTGGCCAAGCGTGAGGGGCGCGCCGCCTCCGACGGTCTCGTCGCGATCGAGGTCGTCTCCGACGACGCCGGGGAGACCGGCGTCATGGTCGAGCTCAACTCCGAGACCGACTTCGTCGCGAAGAACCAGGTCTTCGTCACGCTGTCCGAGAAGGTCCTCGCCGCCGCGGTCGCCTCCGGCGCCGCCGACGTCGAGTCCCTCCTCGCCGCCCCGGTCGACGACACCACCGTCGGCGGGCTGATCGACGAGACCGCCGCCACGCTGGGTGAGAAGCTCGTCCTGCGCCGCGTCGCCCGCGTCTCCGGTGAGAAGGTCGCGAGCTACCTGCACCGCACCGCCAAGGACCTGCCCCCGCAGGTCGGCGTGCTCGTCGCCACGGACGCCGCCGGCGCCGAGGTCGCGCGCGACGTCGCGATGCACATCGCGGCCTACAGCCCGCAGTACCTCACCCGTGAGGACGTGCCGGCCGACGTCGTCGAGAGCGAGCGTCGCATCGCCGAGGAGACCTCGCGCAACGAGGGCAAGCCGGAGGCCGCGCTGCCGAAGATCATCGAGGGCCGGATGAACGGCTTCTTCAAGGAGTCCGTCCTCCTCGACCAGGCCTTCGCCCGCGACCCGAAGACCACGGTCGGCAAGGTCGTCGAGGGTTCCGGCGGCAAGGTGACCGCCTTCGCCCGCTTCCGCGTCGGCGCCTGA
- a CDS encoding tyrosine recombinase XerC codes for MHDTDALLAAFARHLELQRGLSEHTVRGYVSDVRSLLASLAPAGADGEDSAAVDLADLDLTTLRAWLAGQAREGRSRATVARRSAAARTFCTWAHRQGHLTADVGRRLQSPRPDKRVPQILAVDEAAHLLDLAEQAADDGDPAHLRDWAVLELLYATGVRVAELVGLDLDALDRRERTVRVLGKGGTERVVPFGVPADRALGEWLERGRPQLVTPASPPAVFLGARGGRLGVRAVRERVHKLTALAGVRDLAPHGLRHSAATHLLAGGSDLRTVQEVLGHASLATTQRYTHVTPERLRAAYTQAHPRA; via the coding sequence GTGCACGACACCGACGCCCTCCTCGCCGCCTTCGCGCGGCACCTCGAGCTCCAGCGCGGGCTGTCGGAGCACACGGTGCGCGGGTACGTCTCGGACGTGCGCTCCCTCCTCGCCTCCCTCGCGCCGGCGGGTGCGGACGGTGAGGACTCCGCCGCCGTCGACCTCGCGGACCTCGACCTCACGACGCTGCGCGCCTGGCTCGCCGGGCAGGCCCGTGAGGGGCGCTCGCGGGCGACGGTGGCGCGTCGGTCCGCGGCCGCCCGGACGTTCTGCACGTGGGCGCACCGTCAGGGCCACCTCACCGCCGACGTCGGGCGGCGGCTGCAGAGCCCGCGCCCGGACAAGCGCGTGCCCCAGATCCTCGCCGTCGACGAGGCGGCCCACCTGCTCGACCTCGCCGAGCAGGCCGCCGACGACGGCGACCCGGCCCACCTGCGCGACTGGGCCGTCCTCGAGCTGCTGTACGCCACCGGAGTACGGGTCGCCGAGCTCGTCGGCCTCGACCTCGACGCGCTCGACCGGCGCGAGCGCACCGTGCGGGTGCTCGGCAAGGGCGGCACCGAGCGGGTCGTGCCCTTCGGCGTGCCCGCCGACCGTGCGCTGGGGGAGTGGCTGGAGCGCGGCCGGCCGCAGCTGGTGACCCCGGCGTCTCCGCCCGCGGTGTTCCTCGGTGCCCGCGGCGGCCGGCTCGGGGTACGTGCCGTGCGCGAGCGCGTCCACAAGCTCACGGCGCTCGCGGGTGTGCGCGACCTCGCCCCGCACGGCCTGCGGCACAGTGCCGCCACCCACCTGCTGGCCGGAGGGTCCGACCTGCGCACGGTGCAGGAGGTCCTCGGCCACGCCTCCCTCGCCACGACCCAGCGCTACACCCACGTCACCCCCGAACGCCTCCGCGCCGCCTACACCCAGGCCCACCCCCGCGCCTGA
- the fdhA gene encoding formaldehyde dehydrogenase, glutathione-independent: MAGNRAVAYKGPGTVEVIEIDYPTFELKDGPGVNPANVGRKVPHGVILKTVATNICGSDQHMVRGRTTAPPDLVLGHEITGEVVETGPDVEFVRKGDLVSVPFNISCGRCRNCKARRTEICLNVNPDRPGSAYGYVDMGGWVGGQAEYVLVPYADWNCLVFPDRDQAMEKILDLAMLSDILPTGYHGAYSAGVTTGSTVYVAGAGPVGLAAAASAQLLGASVVVVGDFNAERLAQARSFGCETIDLAKGQPHEQMEQVIGDPFVDAAVDAVGFEAKGHEGKEAPATVLNSVMMVADAGAAVGIPGLYVTGDPGGVDESAKRGALSLDFGTGWAKALSFVTGQTPVMKYHRDLMKAILRDRLHIAKAVNAEVISLDDAPRGYAEFDKGAARKYVIDAHGSLG; the protein is encoded by the coding sequence ATGGCTGGCAACAGAGCGGTTGCGTACAAGGGCCCCGGCACCGTCGAGGTCATCGAGATCGACTACCCGACGTTCGAGCTCAAGGACGGGCCGGGGGTCAATCCCGCGAACGTCGGGCGCAAGGTCCCCCACGGCGTCATCCTCAAGACGGTCGCCACGAACATCTGCGGCTCGGACCAGCACATGGTCCGCGGGCGCACCACCGCCCCGCCCGACCTCGTCCTGGGCCACGAGATCACCGGCGAGGTCGTCGAGACCGGCCCCGACGTCGAGTTCGTCAGGAAGGGCGACCTCGTCTCGGTGCCGTTCAACATCTCCTGCGGGCGCTGTCGCAACTGCAAGGCCCGGCGCACCGAGATCTGCCTCAACGTCAACCCCGACCGGCCGGGCAGTGCCTACGGCTACGTCGACATGGGGGGATGGGTCGGCGGGCAGGCGGAGTACGTCCTGGTCCCCTACGCGGACTGGAACTGCCTCGTCTTCCCCGACCGGGACCAGGCGATGGAGAAGATCCTCGACCTCGCGATGCTGTCGGACATCCTGCCCACCGGTTACCACGGCGCCTACAGCGCCGGGGTGACCACCGGGTCGACGGTGTACGTCGCGGGAGCAGGCCCCGTCGGGCTCGCGGCAGCGGCCTCGGCACAGCTGCTCGGGGCGTCGGTGGTCGTCGTCGGTGACTTCAACGCCGAGCGCCTCGCCCAGGCCCGCAGCTTCGGCTGCGAGACGATCGACCTCGCCAAGGGGCAGCCGCACGAGCAGATGGAGCAGGTCATCGGCGACCCGTTCGTCGACGCCGCCGTCGACGCGGTCGGCTTCGAGGCGAAGGGCCACGAGGGCAAGGAGGCCCCGGCGACCGTCCTCAACAGCGTGATGATGGTGGCCGACGCCGGGGCCGCCGTCGGCATCCCCGGGCTGTACGTCACCGGTGACCCGGGCGGCGTCGACGAGTCCGCCAAGCGCGGTGCGCTCTCGCTCGACTTCGGCACCGGCTGGGCCAAGGCGCTGTCCTTCGTCACCGGCCAGACCCCGGTGATGAAGTACCACCGCGACCTCATGAAGGCGATCCTGCGCGACCGGCTGCACATCGCGAAGGCGGTCAACGCCGAGGTCATCAGCCTCGACGACGCCCCGCGCGGCTACGCCGAGTTCGACAAGGGGGCGGCGCGCAAGTACGTCATCGACGCGCACGGCTCGCTGGGCTGA